A genomic region of Desulfosarcina ovata subsp. ovata contains the following coding sequences:
- the dksA gene encoding RNA polymerase-binding protein DksA — protein sequence MNKDDLKFFEELLHQRLQELLSHAGETVSGMTEQKETFPDPTDRATLESDRNFMLRIRDREHKLIKKVKKALDRIENGTFGICEKCGDDISVERLKARPVTTQCIECKTKEEAFEKALGI from the coding sequence ATGAACAAAGACGACTTGAAATTTTTTGAAGAGCTCCTTCATCAGCGGTTGCAGGAACTATTGAGCCATGCGGGTGAAACCGTTTCGGGAATGACGGAACAGAAAGAAACTTTCCCGGATCCCACCGATCGGGCCACGTTGGAATCGGATCGCAATTTCATGTTGCGGATTCGTGACCGCGAACACAAGCTGATCAAAAAAGTTAAAAAGGCCCTTGATCGTATCGAAAACGGCACATTTGGCATCTGCGAAAAGTGTGGCGACGATATCTCCGTCGAGCGACTCAAGGCAAGACCGGTTACCACCCAGTGCATTGAGTGCAAAACCAAAGAGGAGGCTTTTGAAAAAGCCCTTGGTATCTGA
- the rnc gene encoding ribonuclease III, with protein sequence MNDAHTETVFREALETALDYQFQTPERLTHALCHSSYVNEQIQSDIASNERLEFLGDAVLNLAISHLLMTRYPEMTEGELSRNRAFLVNETRLAAIAREIRIGPHLLLGKGEALTDGREKNSILADAMEAVIAAIYLDGGFDAAFRFIESRFSKRLRSANRSRYETDYKSRLQERVQSTYHEVPRYQVVGTHGPDHDKTFRVRMTVAGISAEGNGKNKKMAEQEAARAGLEELDRSSGA encoded by the coding sequence ATGAACGATGCCCACACGGAAACGGTCTTCAGGGAAGCGTTGGAAACGGCCCTGGACTATCAGTTCCAAACGCCCGAACGGCTGACGCACGCCTTGTGCCACAGTTCATACGTCAACGAACAAATCCAGTCGGACATCGCCAGTAATGAGCGGCTTGAATTTTTGGGCGATGCCGTGTTGAACCTGGCGATCAGCCATTTGCTGATGACCCGTTATCCGGAGATGACTGAAGGGGAATTGTCCAGAAACCGGGCGTTTCTGGTCAATGAAACCCGACTGGCAGCGATTGCCCGGGAAATCAGGATCGGTCCCCATTTGCTGCTGGGCAAAGGTGAAGCGCTGACCGACGGGCGTGAGAAAAATTCCATTTTGGCCGATGCCATGGAAGCCGTTATTGCCGCGATTTACCTGGATGGCGGGTTCGATGCCGCCTTCCGATTTATTGAATCACGATTTAGCAAAAGGCTTCGCAGCGCCAATCGCAGCCGCTATGAGACCGACTACAAAAGCCGGTTGCAGGAACGCGTGCAGTCAACCTACCATGAAGTGCCGCGCTATCAGGTGGTGGGTACCCATGGCCCGGATCATGACAAAACCTTCCGGGTACGGATGACAGTGGCCGGCATCTCCGCCGAGGGAAACGGCAAAAACAAAAAAATGGCCGAGCAGGAAGCTGCCCGGGCCGGTCTTGAAGAGCTCGACCGTTCTTCCGGCGCATGA
- a CDS encoding PHP domain-containing protein, with translation MKKPLVSDARPGIDLHVHSTASDGSLTPSEILAMAVTLGLKAIAITDHDTLAGSVAAMASGIPSALQFLTGIEISAAAPSGYRVNGSVHILGYGIDPGFPELIDLLDRLKRAREDRNPQIITRLNDLGMDLSMQELDAIVGDAIAGRPHIAQLMIKKHLATSIDDAFDRFLGKNKPAYVHKYRAPMEAAIGAIRRAGGVAVLAHPHLNGINEPVAFEQFLLTLKEMGLRGIEAIYPDHSRAVTAEYCRLARKHDLLITGGTDFHGTATPGIQMGVGDGHFHVPYERYESLVAHLKACG, from the coding sequence TTGAAAAAGCCCTTGGTATCTGACGCACGACCCGGTATTGATCTGCATGTTCACTCTACGGCTTCCGATGGTTCCCTGACCCCATCCGAAATTTTGGCAATGGCGGTTACGCTCGGCCTGAAAGCGATTGCGATTACCGACCATGACACCCTTGCCGGTTCGGTCGCCGCCATGGCCAGCGGTATTCCCTCCGCACTTCAATTTCTGACCGGTATTGAAATCAGTGCGGCAGCCCCGTCCGGCTACCGGGTGAACGGCAGTGTTCACATCCTCGGCTACGGCATTGACCCCGGTTTCCCCGAGCTGATCGACCTGCTTGATCGGCTGAAGCGGGCCAGAGAAGATCGCAATCCCCAAATCATCACCCGTCTCAACGATCTGGGCATGGATTTAAGCATGCAGGAGCTGGATGCGATCGTCGGCGATGCCATAGCCGGTCGTCCCCACATTGCCCAATTGATGATAAAAAAGCACCTTGCCACCTCTATCGATGATGCCTTCGATCGTTTCCTGGGAAAAAACAAACCGGCTTATGTCCATAAGTACCGGGCACCCATGGAGGCGGCCATCGGTGCCATCCGGCGGGCCGGGGGAGTCGCGGTGCTGGCCCACCCCCATCTGAACGGAATCAACGAACCGGTTGCTTTCGAGCAATTCTTGTTGACGCTCAAAGAGATGGGGCTTCGGGGAATCGAAGCCATTTACCCCGACCACTCCCGAGCCGTTACCGCTGAGTACTGCCGGCTGGCCCGTAAACATGACCTTTTGATTACCGGTGGTACGGACTTTCATGGTACGGCCACACCGGGAATTCAAATGGGGGTGGGCGATGGTCACTTTCACGTTCCTTATGAACGGTATGAATCCCTGGTCGCCCACCTGAAAGCATGCGGATGA
- a CDS encoding elongator complex protein 3, with translation MKRPDNTAPVDRHLIIPLFIPHLGCPHQCVFCNQRTITGATAHTPSTEQIRTEVKRFLRHAKKRYASVQISFFGGNFLGLAPHIMKQLLDAAVPFVQRGDVNSLRFSTRPDTVSHQTLDRIGDYPVSTVELGVQSMNDNVLRAVARGHQAADTVTAARLVKERGYQLGLQMMVGLPGDDNDGALATARRLVALKPDFIRIYPTLVLAGSPLADLWRHGRYQPMALDACVTLVKKLFLLFNRHQIPVVRMGLQASDGLADGRNLLAGPYHPAFGHLVHGEIVLDAIQSILADDCPANGHLSIVTHPKMVSRVQGLNKRNLRQLQERYPLSDVVIIQDENFAPNQIRVGRQTLYLDT, from the coding sequence ATGAAACGACCGGATAACACCGCGCCGGTCGACCGGCACCTGATTATCCCCCTGTTTATCCCCCACCTGGGATGCCCCCACCAATGTGTTTTCTGCAATCAACGCACGATTACCGGGGCAACCGCCCACACGCCGTCCACGGAACAAATCCGCACTGAAGTGAAGCGTTTTTTGCGTCATGCCAAAAAACGATATGCGTCCGTCCAAATCTCTTTTTTCGGGGGCAACTTCCTGGGGCTGGCGCCGCATATCATGAAGCAGCTGCTGGATGCGGCAGTCCCCTTTGTGCAGCGCGGTGATGTGAACAGCCTGCGTTTTTCGACCCGGCCGGACACGGTTTCGCACCAGACCCTGGACCGCATCGGCGACTACCCGGTTTCAACGGTGGAACTGGGCGTTCAATCCATGAACGATAACGTCCTCCGCGCTGTGGCCCGGGGGCACCAGGCCGCTGACACGGTGACGGCGGCCCGTCTGGTCAAAGAACGGGGGTACCAGCTCGGACTGCAGATGATGGTCGGCCTGCCCGGGGACGACAATGACGGCGCCTTGGCGACGGCCCGCCGGCTGGTTGCCCTCAAGCCCGATTTTATCCGCATCTATCCGACGCTCGTATTGGCCGGCAGCCCCTTGGCGGACCTGTGGCGTCATGGCCGGTACCAGCCCATGGCGCTCGACGCGTGCGTCACGCTGGTTAAAAAACTGTTTCTGCTTTTCAACCGGCACCAGATCCCTGTGGTTCGCATGGGACTGCAGGCATCCGACGGCCTGGCCGACGGGCGCAATCTGCTGGCCGGCCCCTACCACCCGGCCTTCGGCCACCTGGTACACGGGGAGATCGTGCTGGATGCCATTCAATCGATTTTGGCCGATGATTGTCCGGCAAACGGTCATCTTTCCATTGTGACGCATCCCAAAATGGTGTCCCGCGTTCAGGGGTTGAACAAACGCAATCTGCGGCAGCTTCAGGAGAGATACCCGTTGTCTGACGTCGTCATCATCCAGGATGAGAACTTCGCGCCCAACCAGATCCGGGTCGGCAGGCAAACCCTTTACCTCGATACCT